TGTCTCTATATAAGTAGGGGAATTCTTCGGTGATTACTTCGCAAACACCTGGCTCATGTCGCCAAACGCCTTGAACTCGAGCGCGTTGCCCGACGGGTCCAGGAAGAACATCGTGGCCTGCTCGCCCACCTGGCCCTTGAAGCGCACGTGCGGCTCGATCACGAACTTCGTGCCGGCGCCGCGCAGCTTGTCGGCCAGGCGCTCCCATTCGGCCATCGGCAGGATGGCGCCGAAGTGGCGCACCGGCACGTCGTCGCCGTCCACGGCGCTGGTGGAGCGATGGCCGCACTCGTCCGGCGACAGGTGCGCCACCACCTGGTGGCCGTAGAAGTTGAAATCCACCCAGGCGTCGGAACTGCGGCCTTCGTCGCAGCCCAGCAGTTCGCCGTAGAACTGGCGTGCGGCGGCGAGATCGTGAACCGGAAAGGCAAGGTGGAACAGGGGGATGGCGCTCATGGCTGTGGCTCCTGTGACGGGCTGTTCTGGAATGTGTCGTTGATTGTAATCAGCAGAACTCGTAATATGAAACGAATCATTTTTGCCTAAGTATCGAAAGTTTCGATGCTTGAACCGCCCCTTGCTGCGCTATTTCAAGACCTTCCTGGTGGCTGCCGAGACCGGCTCCTTTTCTGCAGCAGGTGCCCGCCTGGGGCTGACACAGTCCGCCGTCAGCACCCAGATCCGGCGGCTGGAAGAGGACCTGGGCTGCACGCTGTTCGACCGGTCCGGCAAATCGGTGGCATTGAGCGACGAAGGCCGCCAGATGCTGGACGATGCCACGCGCATCGTGGGCCTGTATGAGTCGATGAAAGGTGCGCGCGGGCAGCGCGACACGGCGCCGCTGGACCTGGGCGCCGTCTCCACCGTGCAATCGACGCTGCTGCCGCAGGCCATGCAGCGCTTCCGGGTGGCGCATCCCGATACCCACGTGAACATCGTGCCCGGCATGTCGACCCAGTTGCTGACCCAGGTGGACGCCCGCGAACTCGACATCGCCGTATTGGTAAGACCGCGCCTCGGCATTCCGCCAGAACTGAAATGGGTGCCGCTGATCCGCGAGCGATTCGTGGCCGTGGCGCCGCCCGAGGGGCCGGACAACCTGAAGGCGTTGCTGGAGACCGTGCCGTTTATCCGCTACAACCGCCATTCCACGGGCGGGCAACTGGTGGATCGCTACCTGCGGCGGCACCGGCTGTGGGTGCGCGAGGGCATGGAACTGGACGAGCCTGCCGTGATCCTGCAGATGGTGAGCGAGGGGCTGGGCTGCGCGATCATTCCGTCGGCGCTGGTGCCGCTGCGGCAGACGCCCAACATCAAGGAAGTGCTGATGCCGGGTCAGCCGCTGTATCGGGAGATCGGGGTACTGGTGCGGCAGTCGGCGCTCAAGCGTGCACCGGCTGCCGCGCTGATCGACGCGTTCGTGGCGGTCAGCCACGAACGCTGAGGGATAGGAAGGTCAGGCCCGGGCCGGTTGCGGCGACGCCTCGGGCGCCTTGCGCCGCACCATCAGCGCCAGCAGCGCGGCCAGCAGGCAGGCGCTTCCCGCCACGTAGAGCGCCGGCGAATACGTCAGCCACAGCGTGCGCGACAGCCCGGCGCCAAAGGCCGCCGTGGCCGCGCCGATCTGGTGTGCGGCGAAGATCCATCCAAAGACCATCGGGGCCCGTTCGCGGCCAAAGGTGCTGCCGGCCAGCTTGATCGTCGGCGGCACGGTGGCAATCCAGTCCAGGCCATAGAACATGGCGAACACGGACAGGCCGTAGAGCGTGAATTCCGAATGCGGCAGCCAGAACAGCGACAGCCCGCGCAGCGCGTAGTACCAGAACAGCAGCTTGCGGCTGTCGTAGCGGTCCGAGAGCCAGCCCGACATGATGGTGCCGACGAAGTCGAAAGCGCCCATCATGGCCAGCGCCGACGCCGCGGGCACGGCCGACATGCCGAAATCCGCGCACAGGGCGATGAAGTGCGTCTGGATCAGGCCGTTGGTCGACAGGCCGCAGATAAAGAACGTGCCGGCCAGTATCCAGAACGTCTGCGTACGGGCCGCGTCGCGCAGCACCACGAAAGGACCGGCCCACGACATTGGCACGGGCGCGGCGGGCGCAGCGGCAACCGCCGACGGCACTTCGCCATAGGGCGCCAGGCCCACGTCGGAAGGGCGGGCCCGCAGGAAGCCAAACACCACCACCGCCAGCGCGCCGCACGCGGCCAGCACCGGCAATACCGCCACGCGCCATCCCATATGCTCGATCAGCCAGGCGGCCACCGGCAGGAACGCCAACTGCCCGGTGGCCGAACTGGCGGTCAGCACGCCGATGACCAGCCCGCGCCGCGCCGTGAACCAGCGGTTGGCCACCAGCGCCGCCAGCACCATGGCCGTCAGCCCGGAGCCAACGCCGAGCATCAACCCCCATGCAAGGAACAACTGCCAGATTTCCGTGGACACCGTGGCCAGCGCCATGCCGCCCGCGATCAACGCCAGAGCAGCGCACACCACGTTACGGACGCCAAAACGTTCCATCAGGATTGCCGAGAACGGCGCCATCAGGCCGAACAGCGCGAAGCGGAAGGCCAGGATCGACGATACCTGGTCGGTGCTCCAGCCCATCTCGGTGGTCAGCGGTTTCAGGAATGCGCCGGGCAGACCCAGCGCGGCGGAAGTGGTCAGCATCACGCAGAAGGTGATGGCGGCGACGATCCACGCGTAGTGGATGCCGCGCCGGT
This region of Cupriavidus sp. EM10 genomic DNA includes:
- a CDS encoding VOC family protein yields the protein MSAIPLFHLAFPVHDLAAARQFYGELLGCDEGRSSDAWVDFNFYGHQVVAHLSPDECGHRSTSAVDGDDVPVRHFGAILPMAEWERLADKLRGAGTKFVIEPHVRFKGQVGEQATMFFLDPSGNALEFKAFGDMSQVFAK
- a CDS encoding LysR family transcriptional regulator, with amino-acid sequence MLRYFKTFLVAAETGSFSAAGARLGLTQSAVSTQIRRLEEDLGCTLFDRSGKSVALSDEGRQMLDDATRIVGLYESMKGARGQRDTAPLDLGAVSTVQSTLLPQAMQRFRVAHPDTHVNIVPGMSTQLLTQVDARELDIAVLVRPRLGIPPELKWVPLIRERFVAVAPPEGPDNLKALLETVPFIRYNRHSTGGQLVDRYLRRHRLWVREGMELDEPAVILQMVSEGLGCAIIPSALVPLRQTPNIKEVLMPGQPLYREIGVLVRQSALKRAPAAALIDAFVAVSHER
- a CDS encoding MFS transporter is translated as MFAQALSSRLDRRGIHYAWIVAAITFCVMLTTSAALGLPGAFLKPLTTEMGWSTDQVSSILAFRFALFGLMAPFSAILMERFGVRNVVCAALALIAGGMALATVSTEIWQLFLAWGLMLGVGSGLTAMVLAALVANRWFTARRGLVIGVLTASSATGQLAFLPVAAWLIEHMGWRVAVLPVLAACGALAVVVFGFLRARPSDVGLAPYGEVPSAVAAAPAAPVPMSWAGPFVVLRDAARTQTFWILAGTFFICGLSTNGLIQTHFIALCADFGMSAVPAASALAMMGAFDFVGTIMSGWLSDRYDSRKLLFWYYALRGLSLFWLPHSEFTLYGLSVFAMFYGLDWIATVPPTIKLAGSTFGRERAPMVFGWIFAAHQIGAATAAFGAGLSRTLWLTYSPALYVAGSACLLAALLALMVRRKAPEASPQPARA